The nucleotide window aaattgaataacgacttctacaaccttatacttttctccagagtgccgtggttcattgtttattaatgtgtttctgcagcatttaccgaccgctgcagtgctgctcttccacgggagtttattctcccgttagctcccggttagctcacactgcagcggccgctctaaagtattcactgtccgactcacacaagcagctgatgcatatccccagttccccttaccctaagtgaatgtgtgtcagtctgaattgacactgtttggtatcacaacgctgttatgaaagtttctctggtataaaacgggtgatgttagcatagcaaccgaagctaaactgactacttgcatccgatagctgcaataatacaaaacaacacgtctgcctctctccacaatgatcgataacagtgaacggatggtcaaagtaaggcacaaataaacagaatcacacgaagcctggttagtgttgcctgactttataaagtgtgtttataggcactactgcttgtaggcaggcatgacagtcgagccatgggaggtgggtttagtttcctgcacgcctcgacgtaagagagacgtaagcgacgtcacctcttagctccaaagctcttgcctctggaccgacaattttttggagctggaaatgaagcggattccggagctaagagccggcgcagctccggtgtgaactggaaaacccagcgcttttcaggctctagctccgagccggagctgaaaaggcgctggtgtgaaaggggcatcagtgGGCATCAGTGTTAAAGATAAGGTGGCTTCATGTCAACAAACACAAGGTGGATTTATTAACTCAAATGTAGCCCTTTTGTATTatgatttacattttttttttttaaatgttggtaaGTTATATATTCAGTCTAACATTTGATGCTACATTGCCATTAGCTAACTGTTATATGTTAATTATTATACACCTTAATGAAGCCATAGAAAATAAAAGCTACCCTTTTCTCATTTTCAGCACAGTAGCAGTTATTGGAATTCCTCTTATAAAAGGCCTATGCACCACTTTGGAATTTATAGCAAATTATTAACCAACAGAATACACTTGTTCTTTAAACAATTACACATTAACCAAAGCACAATGGTATCAATGGAGCCTGAAAGCCATGATTTGCATTACTGGTGAATACAAGTTAAACCGGTCTCTCTCACATACCCAGCATAACAGAAAGTTTACACTTTGAGGACAAAAggtgatttaaaataaatatttaacaggTATCCTGAGATGAAGTAGCAGTTGTATGACCTTAACCAACCCGCCTCTGAACTCACAGCTGATGTTAAGCAGTAAATGAATCATGGGATAATTTATTCAACACATAATGACCTAAGCTAGAGGGAACTGCCAACATTCAGCCAGCAAGCGTGAACACTGGCAGCCTGTTTCAACTTTTCTGTAACTTCTCAAAAATAAAGCAATTTATTTTTTGTAGTTGTGTGTTTGTATTTATCCAAATAGAATTCCTGAAAAATAATAACAGCAAGTGAATATTATCAGCTAGTAAAAACTTGGCATCATTACTAGAATATATCCCTGCAATGATTAAGAttcaacatttacatttaattATCAAATGGGTTCATGTATTTTTAGTGGCACATCTGACCAAAAACAGTCATTTCCTGGAGGCGTCAgctctgcagtcagcatgtcgttgtgtccctgagacacttcactccaaagtgctcctgtggggaatgtccacagtattgagtgtgtaagtcgctttggataaaaaaaaaaagcgtctaacaagtagtaacatgtaatgtaatgtaatttcccCCGAAGACAAATAACGGCCCACCGGCGCCATCTTGTGTTCATTTACAGACATGACTGCAGACTAAAAAGGTGTAAAAGTCGACTGTGCATCTAGCTTtgaaaaaaagaacaaaaacGCAGAATTCAAAACGTCTTTTTTGGAgcattttattacttttttgACAAATATATATGAAGGTTTCCTATTAGGGAAACATTCTTTCAAAAGATACGTTTACAGCAAATTCAATCCTGCAAAGAGACAGGAAACATGATAAATCAGCAGGAGACATGATGGGGCTAACCATTTCTATTTGTGCCCAGGAAAGGTAAGGGtgcaatttaattataatgatttCATGAGAGCGATATAGAAGTCAGTTACCTCCAATGGGACATTTTCAACATCAGAATTATCATGATACATGGGGTGAATTTATCGTTTCGCATCAAGGCACACAAGCAATGCTTTTTTTTTTGCCAAGACATTGGTCCCATTGGGCAGTACAACTGTACAGACTacagaataaaaaaacaaaacataacagGGCTTGGTTTGCAGTATAACAACAAAAAGAAATCTCAAAGAACTTTAAATCAGTAATGTACACAGCAATATTGAGTTTAGAACTCGGGACCTCAACAAGTCTCGAGAGAGATTAGTTCTTAAGTGTGGTGACGGtgatatttaaaacaaattgctCAAATCTGCTGCCCGCCACGGAAGACCTGCAACTCTTACAGAGGGTGTAGCTCAGTGAGAGAGCGCTTCTCCTGCAGTATGAATTCCGGTAAGCTTCTCTTTCCCTGCCTGAAGTTGCTCTCCTTCCTTGAAAACGGCAGAATGACCTGGAGTCTGAGGAGAGTTTCAATGTTACTGAAACCTCTAATCTGTGACGTCTTGAGCGTATCGAGCACAGTGGTTGGGAGGTAGCCTGCCAGGGGATCCAACCATTTCTCCCTCCACAACTTCATCTCAGACTGAAGAGAGACTTGATCTGGCAAGTCCTCCTTGTACAGGCGGAACACAAGACCACTCAGAATGTTGGTTTCTACTTTGGACATTGCGTAAGGCACAATCTCCAGACACTTCAAGGTATCCAATACCTTTTCCGTGAAGAGGTCGTCCATTTCGGAAATCGAGTGCTCTACAAGCTTCATGCTTATTGATTCTTTGTAAAACTCACTCAAAGGCTCGAGAAGCACTGAATGCAACATCGCTACATGGAGTTTAGAAGCCAGCGCGGTGGCTTCCTCAAACCAGGCCTTGTGATGGGTGGCAATATCACTCTTCAGTCGACTGAGGGACGCTTTCAGATCAGACAAATTATTCACAGCATGTAACATATCTAAAGGTTTGCCCTGAAGAGACTGACTAAGCTTTGTAGTTACTCTCAAGATGTTCTTCTGCACCACTGTTGATAGGATGAACTCAAAGTTTCTGACCGCATCGAAAAACTGTGAAGCTTGCTGCTGGTCTGAAGCACTTCCCTCTCCTTTCAGCTCATTCAGACAGAGCATGACAGCTTCTAAAATATCTACCATCACCTCGTGCATCACATGGCTCTTGTCCCAATTCTTGATGAGTTTGTCCCTCAGCTCGTTGCCCTTTACCTCATCCTGCTGGAACACGTGAAGGATCACGTCTTCCAGTTTGTTCTGGCGTTCCACATCCTCAGTGAGCCAGTACAATATTTTACTTATGAGAACTGCTCCGTCTGCTGCTTCCTCAGGGGGAGACGATCTAGCCAGCCATACATTAAGAGACAAAGCCGAGCTGACCGTTCTGACAGCCTGGGGGTATTTCTTAGCTATAGCTAAACTCACAGCCCTCATTTGAGCTCCGACTTCCCCAACACTCAGCAAGGCCTGGCCTCTACAGTACTCCATGTTGAGACCCCACTTCTCTGAAAGGGCCGCCTCAATCGAATCTGCAACAACAACTGGGTCTTCACCGAAAGGGATGAAAGCTAGTGTTTCCTCACACTGGATGTCTTCTTTGTTTAAGTACCTGATGCACAACGGGACATAGATCTCACCATCGATGTCAACAGCCTGCTCAGTAATAAATGTAAAGAACTGCGAGTCCCAGAGTTCCTTCAGGATTTGTTCCCGCATTTGTGGGTCGTAGAAAGACACTGCTTCTCTTGGTCCTTGTACGACCTCCAATACGATGTGCCCATCAGCCGATGTCACCTCCCCATCAGCAGGCTCCAGCAGTAGAATGGAGGCGTCTGTTGGTGCTGCCGCTTTAATGCCTcctgattttaaaataaaaataatgttaATGCCACAAAGTTAATTATTATTGATCATCTTATGATTACAATCAAATCCATTGTAATTATTGATAATCAAGTCGCCATAAATGGACTTACCATTGTCCAACTTCAGTCTTTGCAAAGTTCCCATCACCTACAAAATATGTAGTCTTATTAGAATGGCTCAAAAGAATGCTATTAACTATGTTAACTTAAACAACATGATGAATCAACaaataacaatcttaaaacCATTTGAAAGGTACCTGGGAGAGACATGGACTGCTCTCTGGGTCGACCTCAATGCACTTCTCAATGACCTCGGGCAGTCTCtgcagagtggtgcagtgagagAGCAGCACCACATGATCCACTCTGCTGCCTTTGCATACAGTGCTTTTTAACAGATCCCTCATGGAATTCAAAGTGGTCTTCATCAGGTCCCACTCCATACTGACACTAGGCAGCACAGCTACTAGCCTTAGCAGTGAGGTCACCGTTGGGTGGCTCTTTGACTCAGGATGCACCAGTGTTTCAGCGATGGACGATGGCGGAGCAGCATCCTGGTACTTCTCACTCCAGACGGCGGCCCATGCGTTGATTTCCTGCTCAGCTGCCTCGGGGTCAGAAACATCTGCCAGGTAGAGGCTGAACGGCTTGTCTGTGGCCTCGGGGGGAATGGTCTGGGGGTTGCAGGAGGGCAGTAACGACAGGACCGACAGGGCCTTCAAGTGGCTGTCAGAGAAGCTGTACTTCATATCGTGGATGAGACTCCCGAGGAGAGGGACGCTCAGATTCTCCCTGTAATAGATCTCAGGAGATTCATAGCTGTTGGCTTCCTCGGAGAAGTACACGTGTTCAGGAGCTACCTTGATTGCTAGCTGGAATGCCTGCTCAAACCAAGTGGAGTGCAGAGTGCTCACATTTACTAACATTTTGTCAAGAGTGTCAATGATCGAGGGGATCTTCTCCACTTCACAGAGAATGTCAGCAGGGTTTCCACAGCGGAAGACAGTGCTACAGTTACGAAGAGGAGCGCAAGCATTCTTTAAAATCACAAGGGTGACGATGAAGTCCATGTTCCTCAGAGCAGTGGAGAGCACTTGAGCATGCATGGACTTTGCTCCCGTGGCACTAGAGCTCACAGCATCGAGGCAGGTGAGGACGCCCTCCAATGTGTCAGCAAGCAGGTCAAAGAAGTCCTCTCTCTTTTTCCACCTCGAGCAGCATGTTTCTGGGAACTCATCGAGAGCCTCTCTCGGCATATTCAAAAGCCCGTCAACAGCCAGTGCCAGCTGTTCCTCCAGTAGAGGAGACTCATCGAAGAACAGCAGCAGGTCTTCTGTGATATCCAGCATTCTTGCTACTGAATGGCAAGGCACACTCCCTGCCAGCCAATGGGCAAGGCCGCATGACTCACTGGGTGTCACAACAGAGAGCGGATAGCTCTGGAGGAAATCCAAAGACATTTTCTTCAGGCTTTGATACCCGGAGCCCAGGTGCATGAATGCTTGTCCCCGACATTGAGACATGGGCACGCCCCAGTCTTCAGTGAGAATCTTTGCGAGGTTATTCGCTTGTGTCTCAACATGACGGTTTTCATCAAATGGTAAGAAACCCATCAACTCCACTTTGGGAGCAGATTCTCCCACATACCGGATAAAAACAGGCAGGTGCGTCTTGTCAGCAATTCTCACAGGTTTGTCTGTGATAAGTGAGAAGAACGGCGATTCCTGTATTTCCTTGAGTATGACATCTCTGATTCCATTTATGAGGAGGTTCACCATTTCATCATCCCCTATCGATGGTGTGCATTTGCTCTCGTTTCCAAACCAGTGGCACAGGCTGAGCTCCTGGATGAAATGCTCTCCATCCTCTTCCGAGAGGTCAGAGAGACTGACATTCTTCTTCCCCAGTAGTGTGGCCAGTTTGAATACTGTCGCCAAACTTTGACGATTATCTCCTGAGTGGCCATTCTCATCTGCGGTTTTCATCTCGTGGTCCTCAATCTTGTCAAGAGATTGCTCAATTATAGGCTCTTCAGTTTCCTCCTTGACACAGTCACCTagatatttcaaaataaagcagAAAAGAAAACAGGAAATGGTTATTACTACAAGTTACTTTCTATAACTTAGTATGGACATGGTATATCTATGTTGTCGCTAATGCATGCAATAAGAGTAGGATCTCTAAATAGCCGTACCTTCCATGTTATTTTCGGAGTTCCTGATGAGATTCTTGGATTCCTTGTCCTGTGAATATATACCAAGAAAAATAAACATTAGTCTGATGTTCAAACAATATAGAAATTAGGGATAAAAAAACAACGAATAAATACTTGCTGCCATTTTTATGAAATAACAAAAAGGTATGTACCAGACAAATGCCCTCCAAGGCTTGCGGAGTAACCTTCAGACACTGGGTCACCATGCGGTCCAGGTCTCTGCTGAAGTCCGTGCCCACCTGCAGCATAGCCAGGCACTGGGACCTGACCTTGGGGTTTGTATTTCTCAGGTACTCTTGGAACCTCTTGTGGCGCATTATGACACCGCAGTCCTCCAGTGCTGTGCTGGGAAGCACCGACATGATCCTCAGCAGGGCGTTGATGTTGCCAAAGTACTGCATGAGTGGGAGACGCAATGTGTGGAATATTGAGCCTGGTACGGTCACAGATGCAACTTTGGTCTTCCATGTTACCCTCCAACAGCAGAGCTCTGTGAAGAAGTTGTCAGCATCAGGGAGATCTCGGCTGTAGAGAGGGGGCTTTGACTTCAAGCTCTCAAACATGTAACTCACGGTGACCGAGCACGGAACCAGGGAGAGGAAGTTAAGAGCTTCTTTGTGGTCCTCTGAAAAATGATCCTTCACTGCATTGATAAGGTTATCCACCAGGGGCACACTCAAGCCATCTTTGTAAAAACCAACTGGCTTCATCATCCCGTCTCTTGGCATTGCGTTTTGGCAAGCATCAGGCACTTCGATCTGCACTCTGAGACTCTGTGCCATTGCACAGGCCTCGTCAAACCAGTTCTGATGAAACACCTTCATGTTGGTTTTTACTCGGTTCAGCGTGGCCACAATACCAGCGATTTGGCAAAGCTGGGATGCGGCACTGAAGTGGTCCTTCTGGAGACCTGCACTCAGCTCTTTGGTGAAAGAGGAAGCATTCTTCAAGACCACCATGGCAATGATGAAATCAAATTCCATCACTTTGCGGAGGAGGGCCCCAGCCTGGTCGGACACAAAGGCTTTCCATCTCTGGGGGTTATTTTTGATTTTCTCCAGACATTCGACCATGGGCTCTAGCATCTGCACAAACACCTCATAAGAATCGTGGTTCTCCTGCCAGAGAGCACAGAACCTCCCCTGTAACTCTTGGACCTTCTCATAGCTCTCTCTGAGACCAAAGGCTATCACATGGTCCAGCTGTTTCTGGAGAGTAGCACTGCTTCCAAAAAACATCAACACCTCTTCAAAGGTATCCAGGGCTCTCTTGATAGCAGGCACTGGGATGGATTTTGACCACCATGTGTTGAAAGAGTAGCAAGAGCAGTGCGTGCTTATAGCAAGAGGATGAGTCTCCTGGACTTTGCAGGCAAATGCTTTCAGCTTGTAAGAAACATCCCCAGAGCCTAGGTATGCCTGGCCTCTGCAGTTATTCAAATCAAGATTCCACTCAACGGTTACTATTTCCAGAAGACGCTGTCCCATGTCATCACAGTCAAGATCTGCCTCGAGGAATCCCATCAGCTCTAATCGCATCACATCAAAGCTGTCCACGAACCTCAGGAACAGTGGAAGGAAGTCTTTCTCTCCAAACTTCACAACGCGGTCGATGAACAAGGAAAATAATGAAGTGCCCACTTCCAAGAGGATTCCCTCCCTGACAGCCTTCTCGCACACAGTGAGAACTTCCTTCATTTCAGACTTGGTCACATACTCGACCTCTCCTTCCTGAGCAGAAGCATCACCCTGTGGCCTGCTGTGACTGCTGTATGCAGACGTCACTGCAGTCTGCAAAGCAGATTTAAGAGCATCTCTATCAGTCTCTGCACACTTCAGCTCCACAAGCCTTTCAGCATCCATCTCTAGGTTTATGAACTGTAACTCTTCTTCCGTGTCCTTTTCAGCGTGGTTCCCATGGGACGCACCTGAAATGAGAGGTAAATAGGTCTTACAGCTAAATACTTCAATACGAAAAGCATTTACTTCcaagacattttaaaatatattgtccTGTTTTAAGCTTAAAATAACCTTCCCTGAAATGTTTACATTATGTGATGGAATGGTTGCACGGTTAACGTAACTTTAAAGTCATCTCACCTCTGGATTGCTTTTCCTTTGTGTCATCATCCTGtaacaacacacacaaagtACATTGTCATTTCAGGTAGAACATTTATTTTAGAGCAATACAATTCCTGCTTTTCAAAATCCACTAACCGTCTGCAGCAGTTTCAGGATGTCCGGGTGCTTCTGGACATATGAATCCACGATTTGTTCAACATTGAAATGCACATCTTGGTTCACGTAGACATATGCCATGCTGCATTTTCTTTGGTCTTCCGGTGTGTCTTTGAGGTAGGAGTGGCACCTCTCCAGTACCATGTGGTACTGCCCGTACACATCTGCCTCTGCATTCACACATGGAACCGTGCCCAGCACGCGCAGCAGGCTCTGCACATTCGGGTAGAAGCCGATGTCTGGAATCTTGAGCGTAGCGAACACTGTGGTTGGTAAGATCCTGCGCTTGCTCGCATGCTTCCACTTCACTTCCCAACAACCGAGCTCTTCGTAGAATGTGTCAGGCCTTGCAAGGTTGTTCAAGTTGGCGTCTGCTACTTTATCCCTGCGAATGCTGAAATTGTGGTCAGCCATGTAAGACGGGACTAACGAAAGCCATCGGAGAATCCTCACCATCTCTGTGCTAAACACTCTCTTCACTTCTGCAACAAGATACTGCAAGATGGGCCGGCTTAGGGTCTCCCTGTAAAAGTCCTCCAGTGGCGTTTCGGTGGCGTTTCCTTGGTCCACCTCTGGTTTGGTGACCTCCACTCCAAGCTTCTTTGCTCTGCCAACTGCATCGGAAAACCACTTCCTGTGGAATATTGCAAGCTCCTGCTGGTATTTGCTTACCAGCTTTAAGGCATTGGAAATGGTGTACTGCAACGTACTGCTGATGCTTATTATTCCCCTGAGACTGGAGTTGAGTATGCTCACACAACAGAGGGTGTTCTTTAGAGCAATAAGTGTGATGATAAAATTGAAATTCTTCAAAACGGGTTTGAGCTTGGCCATCTGTTCAGCAGTATCTTCATCTACCTTTGAAATCATCTCGTTGATGCAGTTCAGGAATGGCTCCAGGATGTCCAACATGGTCTGGAAGGCATCCGTGCCATATTCCCAATTCTCACTGACAGCTGCCTTGATCCGGTCTACTTCCCCTTTTATATGCCCATATGTCATCTGGATCTTTCCCTCCAATCTTTTCCACAGCTCTGGGGTTCTCCTGAGTAACGAGGCCACCTCCTCTACAGTGTTGGCAACATTTTGAATCGAGGGAACAGGCATGCAGCGAATGATCCATATGTTGAAGGCATATGGGTCACTTGGTGACAGAACTACTTGTGGGAACTCCTGCAGAATCTTTGAGGTCAGGTCTCGCATTTTCTGACACATGTTGCCAGTCACCAGATAGGACAGTCCTCTGCAGTGCTCCATCCTCAGCCCCCACTTGTTTCGCAACTCTGCGAGAAGCACGTAAAACAGGTTATCTGAATCCATGTCACATGGTAAGAACCCAATGAGGTGCTTTTGCGGGAACCCATCTACTGTGACGGACCTGACGAACACTGGGATCTGATCCTTCCCCTCTATACTGGTCACATCCTGAAGCAGGATGGAAAAGAATCGTGCCTGTCGGAGGCTGTTTTGGATCTCCTCCCGCATGAGGTCTTCACTGAACTGGAgaatttctttcttttcaatTTTCTCC belongs to Pseudochaenichthys georgianus chromosome 14, fPseGeo1.2, whole genome shotgun sequence and includes:
- the LOC117459073 gene encoding uncharacterized protein, which produces MTDCCAAANCDYQRGDSENSPPLFSFPLDLDRCKQWLHNCHRPDLVSEPPEELNRQYKLCAKHFEPAVISYQSASSCVLRDDAVPTIFDSPVNNQSTCNRKRARDPSEEETGYVKKSKENTAATEVCEERLDDPEDNTELHELQTENQTPEDVASSKAKETLKVYFKEILALTGFSINGSNITNEPISGSRGQQALNRICVEKIEKKEILQFSEDLMREEIQNSLRQARFFSILLQDVTSIEGKDQIPVFVRSVTVDGFPQKHLIGFLPCDMDSDNLFYVLLAELRNKWGLRMEHCRGLSYLVTGNMCQKMRDLTSKILQEFPQVVLSPSDPYAFNIWIIRCMPVPSIQNVANTVEEVASLLRRTPELWKRLEGKIQMTYGHIKGEVDRIKAAVSENWEYGTDAFQTMLDILEPFLNCINEMISKVDEDTAEQMAKLKPVLKNFNFIITLIALKNTLCCVSILNSSLRGIISISSTLQYTISNALKLVSKYQQELAIFHRKWFSDAVGRAKKLGVEVTKPEVDQGNATETPLEDFYRETLSRPILQYLVAEVKRVFSTEMVRILRWLSLVPSYMADHNFSIRRDKVADANLNNLARPDTFYEELGCWEVKWKHASKRRILPTTVFATLKIPDIGFYPNVQSLLRVLGTVPCVNAEADVYGQYHMVLERCHSYLKDTPEDQRKCSMAYVYVNQDVHFNVEQIVDSYVQKHPDILKLLQTDDDTKEKQSRGASHGNHAEKDTEEELQFINLEMDAERLVELKCAETDRDALKSALQTAVTSAYSSHSRPQGDASAQEGEVEYVTKSEMKEVLTVCEKAVREGILLEVGTSLFSLFIDRVVKFGEKDFLPLFLRFVDSFDVMRLELMGFLEADLDCDDMGQRLLEIVTVEWNLDLNNCRGQAYLGSGDVSYKLKAFACKVQETHPLAISTHCSCYSFNTWWSKSIPVPAIKRALDTFEEVLMFFGSSATLQKQLDHVIAFGLRESYEKVQELQGRFCALWQENHDSYEVFVQMLEPMVECLEKIKNNPQRWKAFVSDQAGALLRKVMEFDFIIAMVVLKNASSFTKELSAGLQKDHFSAASQLCQIAGIVATLNRVKTNMKVFHQNWFDEACAMAQSLRVQIEVPDACQNAMPRDGMMKPVGFYKDGLSVPLVDNLINAVKDHFSEDHKEALNFLSLVPCSVTVSYMFESLKSKPPLYSRDLPDADNFFTELCCWRVTWKTKVASVTVPGSIFHTLRLPLMQYFGNINALLRIMSVLPSTALEDCGVIMRHKRFQEYLRNTNPKVRSQCLAMLQVGTDFSRDLDRMVTQCLKVTPQALEGICLDKESKNLIRNSENNMEGDCVKEETEEPIIEQSLDKIEDHEMKTADENGHSGDNRQSLATVFKLATLLGKKNVSLSDLSEEDGEHFIQELSLCHWFGNESKCTPSIGDDEMVNLLINGIRDVILKEIQESPFFSLITDKPVRIADKTHLPVFIRYVGESAPKVELMGFLPFDENRHVETQANNLAKILTEDWGVPMSQCRGQAFMHLGSGYQSLKKMSLDFLQSYPLSVVTPSESCGLAHWLAGSVPCHSVARMLDITEDLLLFFDESPLLEEQLALAVDGLLNMPREALDEFPETCCSRWKKREDFFDLLADTLEGVLTCLDAVSSSATGAKSMHAQVLSTALRNMDFIVTLVILKNACAPLRNCSTVFRCGNPADILCEVEKIPSIIDTLDKMLVNVSTLHSTWFEQAFQLAIKVAPEHVYFSEEANSYESPEIYYRENLSVPLLGSLIHDMKYSFSDSHLKALSVLSLLPSCNPQTIPPEATDKPFSLYLADVSDPEAAEQEINAWAAVWSEKYQDAAPPSSIAETLVHPESKSHPTVTSLLRLVAVLPSVSMEWDLMKTTLNSMRDLLKSTVCKGSRVDHVVLLSHCTTLQRLPEVIEKCIEVDPESSPCLSQVMGTLQRLKLDNGGIKAAAPTDASILLLEPADGEVTSADGHIVLEVVQGPREAVSFYDPQMREQILKELWDSQFFTFITEQAVDIDGEIYVPLCIRYLNKEDIQCEETLAFIPFGEDPVVVADSIEAALSEKWGLNMEYCRGQALLSVGEVGAQMRAVSLAIAKKYPQAVRTVSSALSLNVWLARSSPPEEAADGAVLISKILYWLTEDVERQNKLEDVILHVFQQDEVKGNELRDKLIKNWDKSHVMHEVMVDILEAVMLCLNELKGEGSASDQQQASQFFDAVRNFEFILSTVVQKNILRVTTKLSQSLQGKPLDMLHAVNNLSDLKASLSRLKSDIATHHKAWFEEATALASKLHVAMLHSVLLEPLSEFYKESISMKLVEHSISEMDDLFTEKVLDTLKCLEIVPYAMSKVETNILSGLVFRLYKEDLPDQVSLQSEMKLWREKWLDPLAGYLPTTVLDTLKTSQIRGFSNIETLLRLQVILPFSRKESNFRQGKRSLPEFILQEKRSLTELHPL